One genomic window of Geodermatophilus sp. DSM 44513 includes the following:
- a CDS encoding protein NO VEIN domain-containing protein: protein MTDNAARELPGWQQVRAAVRLAPALAGSVSSPRARREMFRRLPTGGLLGVEDLAAGEMLLIRLRLLTEGPGPGELVAAPGLTVVAALPPDQACALVVRTLLTADAAPWASAAITGGTPDYTVVPEGARRLLNGLDPDEREAALLAAARRADPEGRAAAGERGEALVVQRAQEELQAAGRPDLARQVRQVSVVSDQLGYDVTAPTLDGRHTRRLEVKTAGSGLRVHLSRTEADVGASDPAWALVVCCGSETGEHLELAGWCRGVDLLPLLPIDRHARGRWADVVLALPSGLLRPGLPA from the coding sequence ATGACTGACAACGCGGCGCGCGAGCTGCCCGGCTGGCAGCAGGTCCGCGCCGCGGTCCGGCTCGCACCGGCGCTGGCGGGCTCCGTCAGCTCCCCTCGCGCGCGCCGAGAGATGTTCCGGCGCCTGCCCACGGGTGGACTCCTGGGCGTCGAGGACCTGGCGGCCGGCGAGATGCTGCTCATCCGACTCCGGCTGCTCACCGAGGGCCCCGGCCCCGGGGAACTCGTCGCCGCGCCCGGCCTGACAGTGGTCGCCGCCCTGCCGCCGGACCAGGCCTGTGCCCTGGTCGTGCGCACACTCTTGACCGCTGACGCCGCGCCCTGGGCATCCGCGGCCATCACCGGCGGAACGCCCGACTACACGGTTGTGCCAGAGGGCGCACGGCGTCTGCTCAACGGCCTGGATCCGGACGAACGCGAGGCCGCGTTGCTCGCCGCCGCCCGGCGCGCGGACCCCGAGGGCAGAGCGGCCGCTGGAGAGCGTGGCGAGGCGTTGGTCGTGCAGCGCGCTCAGGAGGAGCTGCAAGCCGCCGGGCGCCCGGACCTCGCCCGCCAGGTGCGCCAGGTCAGCGTCGTCTCCGACCAACTCGGCTACGACGTCACCGCGCCGACGTTGGACGGTCGTCACACCCGACGACTGGAGGTGAAGACGGCTGGCTCCGGGTTGCGCGTGCACCTGAGCCGCACGGAGGCCGACGTCGGAGCGTCCGACCCCGCCTGGGCGCTCGTCGTCTGCTGCGGCAGCGAGACGGGTGAACACCTCGAACTCGCCGGCTGGTGCCGCGGCGTCGACCTGCTGCCCTTGCTGCCCATCGACCGGCATGCTCGGGGCCGCTGGGCCGACGTGGTACTCGCGCTGCCCTCCGGCCTGCTTCGCCCGGGACTCCCGGCGTAG
- a CDS encoding nucleotidyl transferase AbiEii/AbiGii toxin family protein — protein MTGPRRANATRATTDGRAYLDLRSEAKKAGRATAEYLRLYALEGFLARLAASPHARHLVLKGGVLLAAYDLRRPTADIDFAALAQSREVEHVRQLVVDVAQIVLPSGEDDGLEFDISDVHAESIRDEDEYSGVRVTLRARLATANETFHVDVNVGDPIWPAPQTVHVPRLLGGEIDLLGYPIPMVLAEKVVTAAQRGTASTRWRDFGDIFLLTGAHVFDARAAREAMLLVARHRGADLHPLRELLDGYAALGQTRYRRWRDRQHLQDRLPDQFDELLEATFRFADPLLDGATVPDTARWVPATRAWTS, from the coding sequence GTGACCGGGCCGCGCCGTGCCAACGCCACCCGAGCTACCACCGATGGACGCGCCTACCTGGATCTGCGGTCGGAAGCCAAGAAGGCAGGCCGCGCCACCGCCGAGTACCTGCGGCTGTACGCGCTGGAAGGGTTCCTCGCCCGGCTTGCCGCGTCGCCGCACGCCCGCCACCTCGTCCTCAAGGGGGGCGTGCTGCTGGCCGCCTACGATCTGCGCCGCCCGACCGCCGACATCGACTTCGCCGCGCTGGCTCAGTCCCGGGAGGTCGAGCACGTTCGCCAGCTGGTCGTCGACGTGGCCCAGATCGTCCTGCCCTCCGGCGAGGACGACGGACTCGAGTTCGACATCTCCGATGTCCACGCCGAGTCGATCCGGGACGAGGACGAGTACAGCGGCGTGCGAGTCACCTTGCGTGCCCGGCTCGCCACCGCCAACGAGACCTTCCACGTCGATGTCAACGTCGGCGACCCGATCTGGCCGGCGCCCCAGACGGTGCACGTGCCGCGCCTGCTGGGCGGTGAGATCGACCTGCTGGGATATCCGATCCCCATGGTGCTTGCCGAGAAGGTGGTCACCGCCGCTCAGCGCGGTACGGCGAGCACGCGTTGGCGGGACTTCGGCGACATCTTCCTGCTGACCGGCGCACATGTCTTCGACGCCCGGGCTGCCCGGGAAGCCATGCTGTTGGTGGCCCGTCATCGCGGCGCGGACCTGCATCCGCTGCGCGAGTTGCTCGACGGCTACGCCGCACTCGGGCAGACCCGTTACCGCCGGTGGCGCGATCGCCAGCACCTGCAGGACCGGCTGCCCGACCAGTTCGACGAACTTCTGGAGGCCACCTTCCGGTTCGCCGACCCGCTGCTCGACGGAGCAACCGTGCCGGATACGGCTCGGTGGGTCCCGGCCACCCGCGCCTGGACCTCATGA
- a CDS encoding type IV toxin-antitoxin system AbiEi family antitoxin domain-containing protein, with translation MTGGDLPATFTYSQARAAGLTKHELYRLRDRGAVEAIGRGLYRRTSAPLADLDLVTIAQRAPQATLCLTSALAEHRLTDTIPLEHDVALPRGTWHPHVDVPVRWHSFATETFHVGRDLLTIDDDTEIGLYNAPRTIVDAFRLRGALGPDLAYEALRRWLRRGGQPVELLRVAKSFPRATSSLRQALEVLL, from the coding sequence ATGACCGGCGGCGATCTGCCAGCGACGTTCACCTACTCGCAGGCGCGCGCAGCAGGCCTGACCAAGCACGAGCTGTATCGGCTGCGGGACCGCGGGGCGGTCGAAGCGATCGGTCGCGGACTGTACCGCCGAACGAGCGCTCCCTTGGCTGACCTTGACCTCGTCACCATCGCCCAACGAGCCCCCCAAGCCACCCTCTGCCTGACCTCAGCTCTGGCCGAACACCGGCTGACCGACACCATCCCGTTGGAACACGATGTCGCGCTGCCACGCGGAACGTGGCATCCGCACGTCGACGTTCCGGTCCGCTGGCACAGCTTTGCGACGGAGACCTTCCACGTCGGCCGTGACCTATTGACGATCGACGACGACACGGAGATCGGCCTCTACAACGCTCCGCGCACCATCGTCGACGCGTTCCGTCTGCGCGGCGCGCTCGGCCCGGATCTGGCCTACGAAGCGTTGCGCCGCTGGCTGCGCCGCGGCGGACAGCCGGTCGAGCTGCTCCGCGTCGCAAAGTCCTTTCCTCGAGCGACCTCGTCGCTGCGGCAGGCGCTGGAGGTCCTGCTGTGA
- a CDS encoding TetR-like C-terminal domain-containing protein → MGRPRDPSRDDAIKVAALQVLAEAGYCGLTMDAVAAAAGVGKATIYRRWASKGDLLLSVIDDATADELARPDTGCLREDLLVLLHSLAEVLAGPSGRASRTLLGALHHEPTLAEVFRQGPLARWQEAFTEVIDRAVDRRELRPGTGAWMAAEAGPGILLQRWAVTGQPLDSAVVTVVVDEILLPLLRRR, encoded by the coding sequence GTGGGGCGCCCACGCGACCCCTCCCGTGATGATGCGATCAAGGTCGCCGCGCTGCAGGTCTTGGCAGAGGCCGGCTACTGCGGTCTGACTATGGATGCCGTCGCCGCCGCGGCCGGGGTGGGTAAGGCCACGATCTACCGGCGCTGGGCCAGCAAGGGTGATCTGCTGCTGAGCGTCATCGACGATGCCACCGCCGACGAGCTGGCCCGACCCGACACCGGCTGCCTGCGTGAGGATCTCCTGGTCCTTCTGCACTCCCTCGCCGAGGTCCTCGCCGGCCCCTCTGGCCGGGCGAGCCGGACCCTGCTTGGCGCGCTGCACCATGAACCCACGCTGGCCGAGGTCTTCCGGCAGGGGCCGCTGGCCCGCTGGCAGGAAGCCTTCACTGAGGTCATCGACCGCGCCGTGGACCGGCGAGAGCTGCGACCGGGAACAGGCGCCTGGATGGCGGCCGAAGCGGGGCCGGGCATCCTCCTCCAGCGGTGGGCAGTGACCGGGCAGCCGCTGGACTCCGCGGTGGTCACCGTCGTCGTCGACGAGATCCTGCTTCCGCTGCTGCGGCGACGCTGA
- a CDS encoding LysR family transcriptional regulator, with amino-acid sequence MELRQLEYVLTVAEELHFRRAAERMHVSQQSVGEQIRLERELGAALFARTASAWR; translated from the coding sequence GTGGAGCTGCGTCAACTCGAGTACGTACTCACGGTGGCCGAGGAACTGCACTTCCGCCGGGCCGCCGAACGCATGCACGTGAGTCAGCAGTCGGTGGGCGAACAGATCCGCCTGGAGCGGGAGCTGGGCGCGGCCCTGTTCGCCCGGACAGCCAGCGCGTGGCGCTGA
- a CDS encoding SDR family NAD(P)-dependent oxidoreductase, with protein MRTRFITGASRGFGREVTEQLLARGNRVAATLRRSEQLADLTAVHGDRLRVRRLDVTDTAQLRAVVDAAFAELGRVDVVVSNVGYGVFGAAEELTDDDQIDALLATNLTAAIQLARTVVPHLRAQGGGRILQVSSMGAHLGFPTFSLYHATQWGIERFYEAFAPEVEPFGIRTTLVEPGMIRTSFYYAAERTPVHPAYADHPGDGPRHDPGREHARRPEQGRRSHDQRCGGRRPAATAAARIGRLPARARRPHRPTRCLRGAARGGAVHRR; from the coding sequence ATGAGGACCCGGTTCATCACCGGCGCATCCCGCGGCTTCGGCCGCGAGGTCACGGAGCAGCTCCTGGCCCGCGGCAACCGCGTCGCCGCCACGCTGCGCCGGTCCGAGCAGCTCGCCGACCTCACCGCGGTGCACGGCGACCGGTTGCGGGTTCGCCGGCTCGACGTCACCGACACCGCCCAGCTGCGGGCCGTGGTTGACGCCGCCTTCGCCGAGCTGGGACGGGTCGACGTCGTGGTGTCCAACGTCGGCTACGGGGTGTTCGGCGCGGCCGAGGAGCTCACCGACGACGACCAGATCGACGCACTGCTCGCCACCAACCTGACCGCCGCTATCCAGCTGGCGCGGACCGTCGTACCGCACCTGCGCGCCCAGGGCGGCGGGCGGATCCTGCAGGTCTCCAGCATGGGCGCGCACCTCGGCTTTCCGACCTTCTCGCTCTACCACGCCACCCAATGGGGCATCGAGAGGTTCTACGAGGCTTTCGCCCCCGAAGTGGAGCCCTTCGGCATCCGCACCACGCTGGTCGAACCCGGGATGATCCGCACCTCGTTCTACTACGCCGCCGAGCGCACCCCGGTCCACCCGGCCTACGCCGATCACCCGGGGGACGGCCCGCGGCACGATCCCGGTCGAGAGCATGCCCGGCGACCTGAGCAAGGTCGTCGCAGCCATGATCAACGTTGCGGAGGCCGGCGACCCGCCGCGACGGCTGCTGCTCGGATCGGACGCCTACCGGCTCGTGCACGCCGCCCCCACCGACCGACTCGCTGCCTACGAGGCGCAGCGCGAGGCGGCGCTGTCCACCGACGTTGA
- a CDS encoding thioester reductase domain-containing protein, which produces MRLKSTMMSAFDHFAERPALAERRPIPSTSEEIRRKDGRVLDAYETLTYSALGKRVGSVAAQLQGETREHEDHSSIRPGDRVALLGFASIDFTTVDFACNLAGITTVPLQTSGTHEQQSAIITETEPRALAATVALLERAARLLASHPTVERLIILDYRGGEPEHRRAVEALAQQISISPETLDIENGEYVSGLTHNGKDDDLAMLMYTSGSTGTPKGAMYTERLVAEMWGGEGWSEFFAEETDIANFHYMPMSHVAGHSSVRSTLARGGVTYFASTTNLSSFFEDLSLARPTELSLVPRVCELLHQEYQRRLHATATPSGSTAVDSKADAAGVLAEMRKGILGGNVQWASCTSAPVSAELKNFIESLLGIELHELYGTTEIGGVLADGRFLSPPVIDYKLQDVPELGYFTSDRPDARGELLVKSTSTVPGYFSQPELNREIFTDDGYYRTGDIAAVDSDGRVRIIDRKNAIIKLSQGEFVALPSLEATYIAGSKSIRQTFLYGQSDESSIVGVAVPSDQLRTELADDVAAIQTRILHEFRKVAADESLNSYEIPSAVLVEFEPFSESNGLLSDHRKLVRPRLTEKYGPRLATLYQQLQSGRDELLDWLRSHGAEEETVTTLRRAIAVSLQSDPEDIAETAKFRNLGGDSLTAVYLSRLLEQIYGIRVSVDTVASESYDIRDLAEYIDAKRLSGRDSASFEEIHGTDPQRLHATDLTLPRFMKDDLAAPGSSEAPQAAKSVLITGASGYLGRFLCLEWLRKFEGTDHRVACLIRASNDAAARDRLRKAFSTSDSLLAEFDELSANLDVIAGDLSEARLGLDDQTWERLAGDLTEIVHAGAMVNHALPYRELFAANVSGTAEVIRLAVTDSLKPMTFMSSIATALLTGASSPLDELSDIRRALPEVQATGGIVDGYATTKWAGEALLRDAHERYGLPVTVFRASMILAHSSYRGQINVPDTFTRLLYSLVRTGLAPSSFYSHDGDRAHYDGLPVDVVAQAITAVTLRRQRETLATYHLVNPFDDGVSLDRMVKWLIDMGVPLTRIESYGDWMHRFAAALNAFDEDDKRASVLPLLDGLSRPEEPSYGSLIGSSEFAAALSATGSRVTVSSLTSAFLMKCVEDLEYVFGQPILHDSLATTR; this is translated from the coding sequence ATGCGCCTCAAGTCCACAATGATGTCCGCGTTCGATCATTTCGCCGAACGTCCCGCGTTGGCAGAGCGACGTCCCATCCCGAGCACCAGCGAAGAGATACGCCGCAAGGATGGTCGCGTCCTCGACGCCTACGAAACCCTGACCTACAGCGCACTCGGAAAGCGCGTCGGATCGGTGGCCGCCCAGCTTCAAGGTGAGACCAGGGAGCACGAGGACCACTCGTCGATCCGGCCGGGGGACCGGGTGGCCCTCCTGGGGTTCGCCAGCATTGACTTCACCACAGTCGACTTCGCCTGCAATCTCGCAGGCATCACCACGGTTCCGCTGCAGACCAGCGGTACACACGAACAGCAGAGCGCGATCATCACGGAAACGGAGCCCCGCGCTCTGGCAGCCACCGTCGCACTGCTCGAACGCGCGGCCCGGTTGCTCGCGAGTCACCCGACCGTGGAACGACTCATCATCCTCGACTACCGCGGCGGCGAGCCAGAGCATCGCCGCGCTGTCGAAGCGCTTGCCCAACAGATCTCGATCTCGCCGGAGACCCTCGACATCGAGAACGGCGAGTACGTGTCCGGACTGACGCACAACGGCAAGGACGATGACCTCGCCATGCTCATGTACACCTCCGGCAGCACGGGCACACCCAAGGGTGCGATGTATACCGAACGGCTCGTCGCAGAGATGTGGGGCGGAGAAGGCTGGTCGGAGTTCTTCGCGGAGGAGACTGACATCGCGAACTTCCACTACATGCCGATGAGTCACGTAGCCGGCCACTCATCGGTGAGGAGCACGCTGGCTCGCGGCGGTGTGACCTACTTCGCGTCGACGACGAACCTATCGAGTTTCTTCGAGGATCTCAGCCTCGCTCGGCCAACAGAACTGTCCTTGGTGCCACGGGTCTGCGAACTCCTCCATCAGGAGTACCAGCGCCGGCTCCACGCCACAGCGACACCCTCAGGCAGCACAGCGGTCGACAGCAAAGCCGATGCGGCGGGCGTGCTCGCGGAGATGCGCAAAGGCATCCTGGGCGGCAATGTTCAATGGGCCAGCTGCACGTCCGCCCCCGTCTCGGCAGAGCTCAAGAACTTCATCGAGTCCCTGCTCGGAATCGAGCTGCACGAACTTTACGGGACAACCGAGATTGGCGGGGTTCTCGCTGACGGCAGGTTCCTGAGTCCACCGGTAATCGACTACAAGCTCCAGGACGTTCCAGAGCTCGGGTACTTCACCTCCGATCGGCCCGACGCCAGAGGCGAACTGCTCGTCAAGAGCACCTCAACGGTCCCGGGCTACTTCAGTCAGCCCGAACTTAATCGCGAGATCTTCACCGACGACGGATACTACCGAACGGGCGATATAGCGGCGGTGGACAGTGACGGCCGGGTACGGATCATCGACCGCAAGAATGCCATCATCAAGCTCTCGCAAGGGGAGTTCGTCGCCCTACCCTCGCTGGAAGCCACATACATCGCAGGAAGCAAGTCCATTCGTCAAACCTTTCTCTACGGTCAAAGCGATGAATCATCGATCGTGGGTGTTGCCGTCCCCTCGGACCAGCTGCGCACCGAACTCGCCGACGACGTAGCGGCCATCCAGACTCGGATACTGCACGAGTTCCGAAAGGTGGCCGCTGACGAGAGCCTGAATTCCTACGAGATCCCGAGCGCGGTCCTCGTCGAGTTCGAACCGTTCAGCGAATCGAACGGCCTACTCTCCGACCATCGCAAGCTGGTGCGCCCCCGCCTGACGGAGAAATACGGACCGCGACTGGCGACGTTGTATCAGCAGCTCCAGTCCGGACGTGACGAGCTACTTGACTGGCTGCGCTCCCACGGGGCCGAGGAAGAGACCGTCACGACCCTGCGCCGCGCAATCGCCGTGTCGCTTCAGAGCGATCCTGAGGACATCGCGGAAACTGCCAAATTCCGAAACCTCGGCGGGGACTCGCTCACCGCCGTCTACCTGTCCCGGCTTCTTGAACAAATCTACGGCATCCGCGTGTCCGTCGATACGGTGGCCAGCGAGTCCTATGACATCCGGGACCTGGCCGAGTACATCGATGCCAAACGGCTGTCGGGGCGAGACTCGGCCTCCTTTGAGGAGATCCACGGCACGGACCCTCAGCGACTTCACGCAACCGATCTCACGCTCCCACGGTTCATGAAGGATGACCTGGCCGCGCCGGGCTCGTCTGAGGCACCGCAGGCAGCCAAGTCGGTTCTCATCACCGGAGCGAGCGGCTATCTCGGGCGGTTCCTGTGTCTCGAATGGTTGCGCAAGTTCGAGGGAACCGATCATCGCGTGGCGTGCTTGATCCGCGCGAGCAATGATGCCGCCGCCCGGGATCGACTGCGAAAGGCGTTCTCAACGTCGGATTCACTGCTCGCCGAGTTCGACGAACTCAGCGCCAACCTCGACGTGATCGCCGGAGACCTCTCCGAGGCTCGGCTGGGACTGGACGACCAGACCTGGGAACGTCTTGCCGGCGACCTCACAGAGATCGTGCACGCCGGGGCGATGGTGAATCACGCATTGCCCTACCGAGAACTCTTCGCCGCAAACGTCAGCGGCACCGCCGAAGTCATCCGGCTGGCCGTCACGGACTCGCTCAAGCCGATGACGTTCATGTCGAGCATTGCCACGGCACTCCTTACAGGAGCCTCGTCACCGCTCGATGAGCTCTCGGACATACGCCGCGCGCTCCCGGAGGTCCAGGCCACGGGCGGGATCGTAGATGGGTACGCCACCACGAAGTGGGCGGGCGAGGCGCTCCTGCGTGATGCCCACGAGCGTTACGGCCTCCCTGTCACCGTCTTCCGGGCGAGCATGATCCTGGCTCACTCAAGTTACCGCGGGCAGATCAACGTCCCGGATACCTTCACGCGCCTTCTGTACAGCCTGGTCCGTACGGGCTTGGCCCCTTCGTCCTTCTATAGTCACGATGGTGACCGTGCGCACTACGACGGGTTGCCCGTCGACGTCGTCGCCCAAGCCATCACTGCGGTGACGCTTAGACGTCAGCGGGAGACGCTCGCCACGTACCACCTGGTGAATCCGTTTGACGACGGCGTGTCCCTGGACCGGATGGTCAAATGGCTCATCGACATGGGTGTGCCGCTGACTCGAATCGAGTCGTACGGTGACTGGATGCACCGATTCGCCGCCGCGCTGAATGCTTTCGATGAGGACGACAAGCGCGCTTCGGTGCTTCCCTTGCTGGACGGTCTCTCGCGACCAGAGGAACCGTCGTACGGATCCCTCATCGGGTCTTCGGAGTTTGCCGCCGCACTGTCCGCCACAGGATCGCGCGTCACGGTTTCCAGCTTGACCTCCGCCTTTCTCATGAAGTGCGTCGAAGACCTTGAGTACGTCTTCGGCCAGCCGATACTCCACGACTCGCTTGCGACGACTCGGTGA
- a CDS encoding helix-turn-helix transcriptional regulator, producing the protein MRWVQRARVSARGVPSRARRAALASRTSSATRPVVPSSGQILASTLSRWVHLTGIPSPLQRPTSPSSVRDMKGETLGSFLKTRRDKTNPASIGLASGSAPRRVPGLRREELARLAGVSVGYYTRIEQDQAGTASLQVLDALASVMRLDDAERTHLYNLANSHSPSRMIRESPEKPHRRVLSLYKSLHETIPAVVLGRRGDILAWNRSARELLFEHIPFEAPMDIHRRPSVPRSFFLDPLTRDLYSNWEELARVHVAYLRLTSGRYPRDARLAELIGELSMKSSDFASLWAEGDVADCAVGNMVLSHPTLGALDVDYQVWLQPESPDHRLEVYTPNDDATRDALSLLPNSSVHQVPRSTSGGWLFQNSTVPNHHSLPWSSNLCASSPQ; encoded by the coding sequence ATGCGGTGGGTACAACGCGCGCGGGTATCCGCGAGAGGTGTACCCAGCCGTGCCCGGCGGGCCGCGCTCGCGTCGCGGACATCCTCGGCAACGAGGCCCGTCGTCCCGTCGTCTGGCCAGATCCTCGCGTCCACACTCTCGCGCTGGGTGCACCTGACAGGGATACCTTCACCCCTACAGAGACCGACCAGTCCGAGTAGCGTGAGAGACATGAAAGGCGAGACTCTGGGCAGCTTTCTGAAGACGAGACGGGACAAGACCAATCCAGCATCGATCGGCCTAGCTTCTGGAAGCGCGCCCCGACGGGTGCCCGGTCTGCGTCGTGAAGAGCTGGCGCGTCTTGCCGGAGTCAGTGTCGGGTACTACACGAGGATCGAGCAGGACCAGGCCGGGACTGCGTCGCTGCAGGTGCTCGACGCGCTGGCCTCAGTCATGAGACTCGACGACGCTGAACGAACGCACCTGTATAACTTGGCCAACTCGCACTCGCCGTCGCGAATGATTCGGGAGTCCCCCGAAAAACCCCATCGGCGGGTGCTCTCCTTATACAAATCCCTGCATGAGACTATTCCGGCCGTCGTCTTGGGCCGTCGCGGCGACATCCTCGCATGGAATCGCTCTGCACGCGAATTGCTTTTCGAGCACATCCCTTTCGAAGCGCCTATGGATATCCATCGTCGTCCGTCGGTTCCAAGGTCATTCTTCCTCGACCCCCTAACGCGCGACCTTTACAGCAATTGGGAAGAACTTGCCCGCGTACACGTGGCTTATCTCCGCTTGACCTCCGGTCGGTACCCCCGTGACGCGAGATTAGCCGAACTCATCGGCGAACTCTCAATGAAGAGTAGCGACTTCGCAAGTCTCTGGGCCGAAGGTGACGTCGCGGACTGCGCCGTCGGCAACATGGTCCTTTCCCACCCCACCCTTGGAGCTTTGGACGTCGACTATCAGGTTTGGCTGCAACCGGAGTCGCCGGACCATCGCCTTGAGGTCTACACGCCGAACGACGACGCGACGCGGGACGCGCTCAGCCTCCTCCCAAACAGCTCCGTGCACCAGGTCCCTCGGTCGACAAGCGGTGGGTGGCTCTTCCAGAACTCGACAGTCCCAAATCACCACAGTCTTCCATGGAGTTCTAACCTATGCGCCTCAAGTCCACAATGA
- a CDS encoding MFS transporter → MDGSILFLAMPSIDEAIQPTTDQSLWILDIYGFAVGSLLITFGNLGDRFGRKRLLLIGATVFGVGSLCGAFSPTPELLIASRALMGLGGATLLPSCLAVISELFENPAQRARAIGIFAATFAAGFVIGPIVGGVLLNHLWWGSVFLINIPVIVLFLCLAPILLKEVHGSRPGKIDLLSVILSAVGLLLAIYGVKHAATYGLDWLSATLIVVGVFILAVFILRQKRLALPLLDIALFKEHVFAVAILTGLLSLFVWSAAAYLSMTYLQSVLGFSVLTAAVLAVPGAIILTLSSVLTPRLVERVGARKALIICHFSMAMGMLLLLFTNETTGSIFYIASTVVAGVGFGISFSLVADTAVGAVPESRAGAAGAIAETSNELGNALGIALLGSLLTVIFRATYPGDETGIGEVVDGPGVGSAAFEQAQSAFLNGFHSVAAVAAVICIGLGILAIRWIYKPSGAQRQASSS, encoded by the coding sequence ATGGACGGATCAATTCTTTTCTTGGCGATGCCGAGCATCGATGAGGCGATCCAGCCCACCACGGACCAGAGCCTTTGGATTCTCGACATTTACGGCTTCGCCGTGGGCTCGCTGCTCATTACCTTCGGCAATCTGGGCGACCGATTCGGCAGAAAGAGGCTCCTCCTCATCGGCGCCACGGTCTTCGGCGTGGGATCATTGTGCGGAGCCTTCTCTCCTACTCCTGAACTGCTCATTGCTTCCCGTGCACTGATGGGCCTGGGCGGCGCGACACTGCTGCCCTCGTGCCTCGCCGTCATCAGTGAATTGTTCGAGAACCCTGCTCAGCGGGCCCGGGCGATCGGGATTTTCGCGGCCACATTCGCCGCGGGGTTTGTGATCGGGCCGATCGTCGGCGGTGTATTGCTGAATCACTTGTGGTGGGGTTCGGTTTTCCTCATCAACATCCCGGTCATCGTTCTGTTCCTGTGCCTAGCGCCCATTCTCCTCAAGGAAGTCCACGGATCTCGGCCGGGAAAGATTGACTTGCTCAGCGTCATCCTGTCCGCCGTGGGTCTCCTCCTCGCGATTTATGGGGTGAAGCACGCTGCCACCTACGGCCTCGACTGGCTGAGCGCCACGCTGATCGTTGTCGGTGTTTTCATCCTCGCCGTGTTCATCCTTCGGCAGAAGCGCCTGGCGTTGCCGCTGCTTGATATCGCTCTGTTCAAGGAGCACGTCTTCGCAGTCGCGATCTTGACCGGCCTCCTCTCGCTCTTCGTGTGGTCGGCCGCCGCGTACTTGAGCATGACCTACCTGCAGTCCGTCCTCGGCTTCTCGGTACTCACCGCTGCGGTCCTCGCGGTCCCGGGCGCGATCATCCTCACGCTCTCCAGCGTGCTGACCCCGCGCCTCGTCGAACGAGTAGGCGCTCGGAAGGCGCTGATTATCTGCCACTTTTCCATGGCCATGGGCATGCTGCTGCTTCTCTTCACCAATGAGACGACGGGGTCAATCTTCTACATCGCCTCGACCGTGGTAGCCGGCGTGGGATTCGGCATCTCCTTCAGCCTCGTCGCCGATACGGCCGTGGGGGCGGTCCCTGAGTCGCGCGCCGGTGCCGCTGGCGCGATCGCGGAAACCAGCAACGAGCTCGGCAACGCACTCGGCATCGCCTTGCTCGGATCACTCTTGACCGTGATCTTTCGCGCCACGTATCCCGGCGATGAGACCGGCATCGGCGAAGTCGTGGACGGGCCTGGCGTGGGATCGGCCGCCTTTGAACAGGCGCAATCCGCGTTCCTTAACGGATTTCACTCCGTCGCCGCCGTCGCGGCAGTCATCTGCATCGGGCTGGGCATCCTCGCCATCCGATGGATTTACAAGCCTTCCGGGGCGCAGCGCCAGGCGTCGTCGTCCTGA